The following are from one region of the Dreissena polymorpha isolate Duluth1 chromosome 2, UMN_Dpol_1.0, whole genome shotgun sequence genome:
- the LOC127866637 gene encoding uncharacterized protein LOC127866637 — protein sequence MRPAVYASVMRNRKPGARRRPKSAPHVFSWQRFFLIVFLGTVSFIPGLIVTIIGIHVPGVPGDEVFFKYIGPASLAVGVGLIAAAGLYYCCWGVQSPVSAKNSAKHKKSVDRSDNYDPLQNPSVAAISDNGNCQSPRASVKSNRNSRPTTPDQKSGRPSNGGQRYRTTSRTSLDLQRSQGHQNSRHRHSSYSHNSRSYVPTPAALSAAVASETPADIIVAFLPECAPLAQSETASVDVTIDIEPDIHGDKNV from the exons ATGCGACCTGCAGTGTACGCCAGCGTTATGCGTAACCGGAAGCCGGGTGCGCGACGGAGACCAAAGTCTGCGCCGCACGTGTTCTCTTGGCAACGGTTCTTCCTGATAGTGTTCCTAGGCACCGTGTCATTTATACCGGGCCTCATAGTGACAATCATTGGTATCCATGTACCGGGCGTGCCAGGGGATGAAGT ATTCTTCAAGTACATCGGCCCAGCGAGTCTCGCTGTGGGGGTGGGTCTCATTGCTGCGGCCGGGCTCTACTATTGCTGCTGGGGTGTACAGAGCCCCGTGAGCGCTAAGAATTCAGCT AAACACAAGAAATCAGTTGACAGGTCCGACAACTACGACCCTTTGCAG AATCCTTCTGTTGCTGCAATTTCCGACAACGGAAACTGTCAATCGCCTCGTGCAAGTGTAAAAAGCAATCGTAACAGCAGGCCGACAACCCCAGATCAGAAATCAGGTCGCCCTAGTAACGGAGGCCAACGTTACCGCACCACGTCCAGAACATCGCTAGACTTACAGCGTAGTCAAGGTCATCAAAACTCGCGTCACAGACACAGTTCATATTCCCACAACAGTCGTTCCTATGTACCGACCCCTGCCGCACTCTCTGCAGCAGTAGCATCTGAAACACCGGCAGACATTATCGTGGCCTTTCTTCCGGAATGCGCACCACTGGCACAGAGTGAAACAGC ATCTGTTGACGTTACAATTGACATAGAACCAGACATTCATGGTGACAAGAATGTGTAA